A single region of the Acidobacteriota bacterium genome encodes:
- the trxA gene encoding thioredoxin, translating to MAGDAVMEVTDANFEQSVLKSEQPVMVDFWATWCGPCKALSPVVDEVAQAYNGKAKVYKMDVDRNNSTPMRYGVRGIPTLLIFKDGKVAEQIVGYVPKDTIQKALDKHV from the coding sequence ATGGCAGGTGACGCGGTAATGGAAGTGACCGATGCCAATTTTGAGCAGAGCGTGCTCAAGTCTGAACAGCCGGTAATGGTGGATTTCTGGGCTACATGGTGTGGCCCATGCAAAGCGCTGTCGCCAGTAGTGGATGAGGTAGCACAGGCTTATAACGGCAAGGCGAAGGTCTACAAAATGGACGTAGATCGCAATAACTCGACACCGATGCGCTACGGAGTGCGCGGAATCCCCACGCTGCTGATCTTCAAAGACGGCAAGGTGGCGGAGCAGATCGTCGGGTATGTGCCGAAAGACACCATTCAGAAGGCATTAGACAAGCATGTGTAG
- a CDS encoding cardiolipin synthase B, producing MSTLAIIVTIVGIAWALIVLLQPAPKYHLAQTPDGSIDSPDFVRQLEAMTDTRLQRAVSIDVLTNGENFYEAELEAIGKARRNINLEAYIFHHGKIANRFLEALVERARAGVQVRIVVDALGSFSTSRHFFKPLLEAGGHMEWYHPLRWNNWTRVNNRTHRELMVVDGEVGFIGGAGIDDQWLSGTRRQPRWRDTVCRVRGEAVAGLQGVFLENWLNSSGEILAGNDFFPELPTNGSAQGFVIDSSPSFGGSTRAHVLYQALIRSANKSIYITTPYFLPDTSIREEMLRAIKERHVQIRIITPGRKSDHAMTRNSGRALYGDLLEAGAEIYEYNPTMIHAKVLIVDGHWSVVGSTNFDNRSLGINDEVNLATRSPELASRLTQDFQHDLAECRRVTYDQWKKRPVWERAFETAGWFLQRQQ from the coding sequence ATGAGCACGCTCGCGATCATCGTCACCATCGTCGGCATTGCATGGGCGCTGATCGTATTGCTGCAGCCCGCGCCTAAATACCACCTGGCGCAAACGCCTGACGGTTCCATCGACTCACCCGATTTCGTTCGCCAACTGGAAGCGATGACGGATACCAGGCTGCAGCGCGCTGTCTCCATTGATGTGCTGACAAATGGAGAAAATTTTTATGAAGCTGAGCTCGAGGCGATCGGCAAGGCAAGGCGGAATATCAATCTCGAGGCTTACATCTTCCATCATGGGAAAATCGCCAACCGCTTTCTGGAAGCCTTGGTCGAGCGCGCACGAGCCGGAGTGCAGGTTCGCATTGTGGTCGATGCGTTGGGAAGCTTCAGTACCTCGCGACATTTTTTCAAGCCTCTGCTCGAGGCTGGCGGACATATGGAGTGGTATCACCCGCTACGATGGAACAACTGGACCAGGGTGAACAATCGAACGCACCGTGAGTTGATGGTGGTGGATGGCGAAGTTGGGTTTATCGGAGGAGCTGGAATTGACGATCAGTGGCTCTCCGGTACTCGCCGGCAGCCACGCTGGCGCGATACGGTCTGTCGTGTGCGCGGTGAAGCAGTTGCTGGACTGCAGGGCGTCTTTCTCGAGAACTGGCTCAATTCATCGGGCGAGATTCTTGCTGGAAACGACTTCTTTCCGGAGCTTCCGACGAATGGAAGCGCGCAGGGATTCGTGATCGACAGCAGTCCGTCGTTCGGCGGATCGACTCGGGCCCACGTTCTCTATCAAGCTTTGATACGTTCGGCAAATAAGTCGATTTACATTACAACTCCGTATTTTCTTCCGGACACCTCCATTCGCGAGGAGATGCTGCGAGCCATCAAAGAGCGTCACGTGCAGATCAGAATCATTACCCCAGGACGCAAGAGTGACCATGCGATGACTCGCAATTCCGGCCGTGCGCTTTATGGCGATCTGCTGGAAGCGGGAGCTGAGATTTACGAGTACAACCCGACAATGATCCATGCCAAGGTGCTCATCGTCGATGGACACTGGTCTGTAGTTGGGTCCACGAACTTCGACAATCGCTCGCTCGGCATCAACGATGAGGTAAACCTTGCAACTCGCAGTCCCGAACTTGCTTCTCGCTTGACGCAAGATTTCCAGCACGATCTCGCCGAATGCCGGAGAGTCACCTACGACCAGTGGAAAAAGCGGCCGGTATGGGAGCGTGCTTTCGAAACCGCAGGGTGGTTTCTTCAGCGACAGCAATAA
- a CDS encoding MBL fold metallo-hydrolase, with translation MAYIQFLGAAGTVTGSKHLINTGDKQVLVDCGLFQGLKQWRERNWQPLPIPASEIDAVVLTHAHLDHSGWIPKLVKQGFRGRIYASPATIDLCGILLPDSGHLQEEDAAHYNRNKSSKHNPALPLYTLSEAQDSLKYFEPIPFERPAQLGSFFQFRFVPAAHIAGSSMAEIKLTLNGGNKRLLFTGDIGRVHDDEVSSGKVQHFGPREGESADVLVMESTYGNRLHPTSDVRPELAKLISDTAARGGTVVIPAFAVERTQKLLFLIKELMEEKQIPSIPVHIDSPMAISAIQVFLKHSEEYTPQTRGLIARYGSPLQWDSFFFDQKQEDSRKLNDARYPMIIISSSGMVTGGRIVHHLIHRLSDPRNTVIFIGFQAPGTRGALIKAGASSVKLFGEEVHVRAQVAALEQFSDHADTPELLKWLSTFTQNPSQTYLVHGEPPAAAALRDAISEKLGWKVDVAQWLQKVEIGH, from the coding sequence ATGGCATATATCCAATTCCTCGGCGCCGCCGGCACCGTGACCGGATCGAAACACCTGATCAATACTGGAGACAAGCAGGTGTTGGTCGACTGCGGCCTCTTCCAGGGACTGAAGCAGTGGCGCGAACGCAACTGGCAGCCGCTGCCGATTCCGGCAAGCGAGATCGATGCGGTGGTTCTCACGCACGCGCACCTGGATCACTCCGGATGGATTCCCAAGCTGGTCAAGCAGGGTTTTCGTGGACGGATTTATGCCAGCCCGGCAACCATCGACTTATGTGGGATTCTCCTTCCCGATTCAGGACATCTGCAGGAAGAAGATGCAGCTCATTACAACCGTAATAAATCCTCGAAGCACAATCCCGCTCTGCCGCTTTACACACTCTCCGAGGCACAGGATTCTCTGAAGTACTTCGAGCCTATTCCGTTCGAGAGGCCCGCGCAGCTCGGCTCGTTTTTTCAATTTCGATTTGTGCCGGCGGCCCACATCGCGGGTTCGTCGATGGCCGAGATTAAGCTGACGCTGAACGGTGGAAATAAGCGATTGCTATTTACCGGAGATATCGGCCGCGTACATGATGACGAGGTTTCTTCGGGAAAGGTTCAACACTTTGGTCCGCGAGAGGGCGAGTCTGCCGACGTGCTCGTGATGGAATCCACTTATGGGAATCGCCTGCATCCGACCAGCGACGTTCGTCCCGAGCTGGCGAAACTCATCTCCGATACCGCTGCGCGTGGTGGCACCGTTGTAATTCCTGCCTTCGCCGTCGAGCGCACGCAAAAGCTTCTCTTCCTTATTAAGGAACTGATGGAGGAGAAGCAGATTCCGAGCATTCCCGTCCATATCGATAGCCCCATGGCTATCTCCGCGATTCAGGTCTTTCTGAAGCACTCCGAGGAATACACGCCGCAGACGCGTGGATTGATCGCGCGTTATGGCTCTCCTCTCCAGTGGGACAGCTTCTTCTTCGATCAGAAGCAGGAAGACTCGCGCAAACTAAACGACGCGCGCTATCCGATGATCATCATCTCTTCCAGCGGCATGGTGACCGGCGGGCGCATTGTGCATCACTTGATCCATCGGCTTTCAGACCCGAGAAACACTGTAATCTTCATTGGCTTTCAGGCACCAGGCACGCGAGGTGCTCTGATAAAAGCTGGTGCATCATCAGTCAAATTGTTCGGCGAAGAGGTCCACGTTCGCGCGCAGGTCGCCGCACTCGAGCAGTTCAGCGATCATGCCGACACGCCGGAGTTGCTGAAGTGGCTTTCGACGTTCACGCAAAACCCGTCGCAGACGTATCTGGTCCACGGCGAACCGCCGGCGGCTGCAGCTCTGCGCGATGCAATTAGCGAGAAGCTTGGGTGGAAAGTGGATGTCGCGCAGTGGCTCCAGAAGGTGGAGATCGGTCACTAG
- a CDS encoding 23S rRNA (guanosine(2251)-2'-O)-methyltransferase RlmB: protein MDALYGIHAVEEALRARSRSLDHVEVARERHDQRLQALIDLARQEGVSLRFVPREQLDRLARTKSHQGVVAVVTGKNYSELDEILAHKNGKHIFVVVLDGVEDPHNLGALIRTADGAGVDGVVIPERRAAAVNATVAKASAGASEHVNIARVVNLARALEEMKERNIWIVGLDERGDRSYDQLDYRMDCAMVLGAEGHGLHDLVRKKCDYLVSIPMAGKVPSLNVSVAGAIVMYEVARQRRALDTVSVDRPAKQRKGLGS, encoded by the coding sequence ATGGATGCTCTCTACGGAATCCATGCGGTGGAAGAGGCGTTGCGCGCACGCAGCCGCTCGCTGGATCACGTGGAAGTCGCTCGAGAGCGGCACGATCAGCGGCTGCAGGCATTGATCGATCTGGCGCGCCAAGAGGGCGTTTCGTTGCGCTTTGTTCCTCGTGAACAGCTTGACCGCCTTGCGCGAACCAAGTCGCACCAGGGAGTCGTTGCCGTCGTAACCGGCAAAAATTATTCCGAACTCGATGAAATTCTTGCTCATAAAAACGGAAAGCACATTTTTGTCGTCGTGCTCGACGGTGTGGAGGATCCGCACAACCTTGGGGCGCTTATCCGCACCGCTGATGGCGCCGGAGTCGACGGAGTCGTGATTCCCGAGCGTCGAGCTGCGGCGGTTAACGCGACAGTTGCGAAGGCATCGGCGGGCGCTTCTGAGCACGTGAACATCGCCCGCGTCGTCAACCTGGCGCGAGCGCTCGAAGAGATGAAGGAACGCAACATCTGGATTGTCGGTCTGGATGAGCGCGGTGATCGCAGCTACGACCAACTCGACTACCGGATGGATTGCGCGATGGTACTGGGAGCCGAAGGTCACGGCTTACACGATTTGGTTCGCAAGAAATGCGACTACCTCGTCTCGATTCCCATGGCGGGAAAGGTTCCATCATTGAACGTGTCGGTCGCAGGGGCAATCGTGATGTATGAAGTCGCGCGCCAGAGGCGCGCGCTGGATACGGTATCAGTCGACCGTCCAGCCAAACAGCGTAAGGGCCTCGGCTCGTGA
- a CDS encoding acetyl-CoA C-acyltransferase, with the protein MSDVFILSAVRTPIAKFGGSLAHMTAADMGVIAAKAALERAGVSSERVEETIIGNARQAGGGPNVARQISIRSGVPETVPAYTVNQACASGLKAIALGFQEIANGSLECVLAGGTESMSRLPYYLDGARWGYRLGNQELVDGMYRDGFFCPMAQMVMGETAEVLAREFQISREEQDRYALCSQQRAERAIQSGRFDAEIVPVAIESKKGKQVFARDEHPLPAASLENMAKLKPVFSGEGTVTAGNASGITDGAAAVVLASEEFTNKHKLKPLARIVGATTAGVDPKRMGIGPVPALKKLEEKYGIKVSNVDLIELNEAFAAQVLACDRQLHFDYEKLNVNGGSIALGHPIGCTGTRITVTLLHEVLKRKANLGIATLCVSGGMGIAMAIENVA; encoded by the coding sequence TTGTCTGACGTCTTTATTCTCTCTGCCGTGCGCACGCCTATCGCCAAGTTTGGCGGCTCGCTTGCCCACATGACTGCTGCCGATATGGGAGTCATCGCGGCCAAGGCTGCGCTGGAGCGCGCCGGAGTCTCATCCGAACGGGTTGAAGAAACCATCATTGGCAACGCACGACAAGCTGGTGGAGGGCCTAACGTCGCGCGCCAGATATCCATCCGCAGCGGCGTTCCCGAAACTGTACCGGCCTATACGGTGAATCAGGCATGCGCCTCGGGACTAAAGGCGATCGCGTTGGGGTTTCAGGAGATCGCAAACGGAAGTCTGGAATGTGTGCTGGCCGGAGGTACGGAGTCGATGTCCAGGCTACCTTATTACCTTGACGGTGCGCGTTGGGGATACCGTCTGGGGAATCAGGAGCTGGTCGATGGCATGTATCGCGACGGCTTTTTCTGCCCCATGGCGCAGATGGTGATGGGGGAAACGGCTGAAGTCTTGGCGCGGGAATTCCAGATCTCCAGAGAAGAGCAGGACCGGTATGCGCTCTGTTCTCAGCAGCGTGCTGAACGCGCCATCCAGAGTGGACGCTTTGACGCGGAGATCGTTCCGGTCGCGATCGAAAGCAAAAAAGGTAAGCAGGTATTCGCACGCGATGAGCATCCGTTGCCCGCGGCATCTCTCGAAAACATGGCAAAGTTAAAACCAGTCTTTTCCGGAGAGGGAACTGTGACAGCAGGGAATGCCTCTGGGATCACAGATGGAGCGGCCGCAGTGGTATTGGCAAGCGAGGAGTTCACGAACAAACACAAGCTGAAGCCGCTCGCGAGAATTGTTGGCGCGACCACGGCGGGAGTCGATCCCAAGCGCATGGGTATCGGTCCAGTGCCTGCGTTGAAGAAGCTAGAAGAAAAGTACGGCATCAAGGTTTCCAATGTCGACTTGATCGAGCTGAACGAGGCTTTCGCAGCACAAGTCCTGGCCTGCGATCGCCAGCTGCATTTTGATTACGAAAAGCTCAATGTGAATGGTGGGTCGATTGCGTTGGGCCATCCCATTGGCTGCACCGGCACGCGAATTACGGTCACGTTGCTGCACGAGGTGCTCAAGCGGAAGGCCAATCTCGGGATCGCGACATTGTGCGTGAGCGGCGGGATGGGGATTGCCATGGCGATCGAAAACGTGGCGTAG
- the pstS gene encoding phosphate ABC transporter substrate-binding protein PstS, producing the protein MRGLKRTLTIAALLVGSAAAQTTLNGAGATFPYPIYSKWFSEYHKQHPEVEINYQSIGSGGGIRQIIAGTVDFGASDVGMTDEQMKQAKSPIQLIPTVMGSVVPAYNVPGVKEDLKFTPEVLANIFLGKITSWNDPAIQKINPDLKLPNQNINVVHRSDGSGTTGVFTDYLSKVSPEWKNSVGSGTSVKWPVGIGGKGNEGVAGTIRAVDGAIGYVELIYALQSKIPYGSVKNAAGAFVKADLQNTSAASNGVKIPNDYRVSITNSPKKDAYPISTFTWLLIPTKPSDANKAKIIKDFLSWMIDDGQKMVESLNYAPLPPELQGRVKNTIQNLQ; encoded by the coding sequence ATGAGAGGTCTTAAGCGGACCCTTACAATTGCAGCGCTGCTGGTCGGTTCTGCGGCAGCCCAAACGACTTTGAACGGAGCAGGCGCTACATTTCCATATCCGATTTATTCCAAGTGGTTTAGCGAGTACCACAAGCAGCACCCTGAGGTTGAGATCAACTATCAGTCGATTGGCAGCGGCGGCGGCATTCGCCAAATCATCGCTGGAACCGTTGATTTCGGCGCCAGTGACGTGGGCATGACTGATGAGCAGATGAAGCAGGCGAAGTCGCCTATTCAGCTCATTCCAACGGTAATGGGTTCGGTAGTACCGGCTTACAACGTTCCCGGAGTTAAAGAAGATCTGAAGTTCACCCCTGAGGTTCTGGCTAACATCTTCCTTGGCAAGATCACGAGCTGGAACGATCCAGCGATTCAAAAAATCAATCCCGATCTGAAACTCCCCAACCAGAACATTAACGTGGTTCATCGCTCTGACGGTAGCGGCACCACAGGCGTGTTCACCGATTATTTGTCCAAGGTCAGCCCCGAATGGAAGAACAGTGTTGGCAGTGGGACATCAGTAAAGTGGCCAGTGGGAATTGGCGGCAAAGGCAACGAAGGTGTTGCCGGAACGATTCGCGCGGTTGATGGCGCCATCGGATATGTCGAGTTGATCTACGCCTTACAGAGCAAGATCCCGTACGGCTCGGTAAAGAATGCGGCCGGCGCATTCGTGAAGGCCGATCTGCAGAACACCAGCGCGGCCTCGAACGGCGTAAAAATCCCCAACGACTACCGCGTTTCTATCACCAATTCCCCCAAGAAGGACGCATACCCAATTTCAACTTTCACCTGGTTGCTAATTCCGACCAAACCATCCGATGCAAATAAAGCGAAAATCATCAAGGACTTTCTCAGCTGGATGATCGACGATGGCCAGAAGATGGTGGAATCGCTGAACTATGCTCCCCTTCCGCCGGAGCTCCAGGGCCGCGTAAAAAATACCATTCAAAACCTGCAGTAA
- the folK gene encoding 2-amino-4-hydroxy-6-hydroxymethyldihydropteridine diphosphokinase produces the protein MNTAYLSLGSNISDRVANIRECIVLLGSAGRVSKVSSFYETEPMELREQPWFINCVVELETSLSPEELLANIRRIEADLGRTREVLKGPRTIDIDILLLGSTVVETKDLQLPHPAMHNRRFVLEPLAEIAPEVRHPILGRTAWELLQNLHPQNGIVRRLAAK, from the coding sequence ATGAACACTGCCTATCTCTCCCTCGGCTCCAATATCAGCGATCGAGTGGCCAACATTCGCGAATGTATTGTCCTCCTCGGCTCGGCTGGACGCGTGAGTAAGGTCTCTTCCTTCTATGAAACCGAGCCCATGGAATTGCGGGAGCAGCCGTGGTTCATAAACTGTGTTGTGGAGCTCGAAACCTCACTCAGCCCGGAGGAACTCTTAGCCAACATCCGGCGGATTGAAGCTGACCTCGGGCGCACACGCGAAGTTCTCAAAGGGCCTCGCACAATTGATATCGACATCCTTCTTCTCGGCTCGACAGTTGTTGAAACGAAGGATTTGCAGCTGCCGCATCCCGCGATGCACAATCGAAGGTTTGTCCTGGAACCACTTGCGGAGATTGCGCCAGAGGTACGACATCCTATTTTGGGGCGTACAGCATGGGAGCTGCTGCAAAACTTACATCCACAAAATGGAATCGTCCGGCGTCTTGCGGCTAAGTAA
- a CDS encoding pyridoxamine 5-phosphate oxidase, whose amino-acid sequence MTVSGFQRAMRTSPEDSVWHEGELAVQLRAGVGEVSRRGIHSQIPDGLVGFLSERRLVVFASIDSDRRTWASLRLAEPGFLRVLDRLTLETGAADLDGDPLLPNLKQNPNLGMVIIDLATRRRVRINGEAEVLPHDGLRVQARQVYGNCQQYIQLRVAEEARQTNRASSLISRGTQLTPVQREWIAHADTLFIASAHPERGADASHRGGRPGFVRVDGDSRLTIPDYSGNRMFNTLGNIEVSPRVGLVFPDFAQGRTLQLSGSATIDWDSDRGAFPGAQRLLRFEIEKVIEIGQPWLASYRLREYSQFNP is encoded by the coding sequence ATGACAGTCTCTGGGTTTCAGCGAGCGATGAGAACATCACCTGAGGATTCAGTCTGGCACGAGGGCGAACTCGCTGTTCAACTGCGTGCCGGGGTTGGAGAAGTGTCTCGGCGCGGGATTCATTCGCAAATCCCCGACGGACTTGTCGGTTTTCTTAGCGAGCGACGTCTGGTTGTGTTTGCCAGCATTGATTCCGACCGCAGGACCTGGGCATCGCTGCGACTCGCAGAACCGGGCTTTCTGCGCGTGTTGGATCGGCTCACGTTGGAGACGGGTGCTGCCGACCTGGACGGAGATCCGCTCTTGCCAAATCTGAAGCAGAATCCCAATCTCGGCATGGTGATCATTGATCTAGCTACTCGCCGGCGCGTTCGTATTAATGGTGAGGCGGAGGTCTTGCCCCACGACGGCTTGCGGGTTCAAGCTCGTCAGGTCTACGGTAATTGCCAGCAGTACATCCAATTGCGAGTGGCGGAAGAAGCGCGACAGACTAACAGGGCATCGAGCCTGATTTCGCGCGGCACTCAATTAACCCCAGTGCAGCGCGAATGGATCGCGCATGCCGACACGCTCTTCATTGCGAGCGCTCATCCTGAGCGCGGAGCAGACGCCTCCCATCGCGGAGGCAGACCTGGTTTTGTAAGAGTCGACGGAGATTCCCGTCTTACCATCCCGGATTACAGCGGCAATAGGATGTTCAACACGCTGGGCAATATCGAAGTAAGCCCGCGCGTCGGCTTGGTCTTTCCCGATTTTGCACAGGGACGCACTCTGCAGCTTTCTGGCTCGGCAACGATCGACTGGGACTCCGATCGCGGCGCATTTCCGGGAGCCCAGCGCCTGCTCAGGTTCGAGATTGAGAAGGTTATCGAAATCGGGCAGCCTTGGCTGGCGAGTTACAGGCTCAGGGAATATTCGCAATTCAATCCTTAG
- a CDS encoding dehydrogenase, with translation MRVIVIVKASKDSEAGKLPSEKLLTEMGKFNEELVKAGIMLAGEGLHPSSKGARVQFSGTKRRVIDGPFSETKELIAGFWLWKVKSLEEAIEWVKRCPNPMEGESEIEIRPIFEADDFGKEFTPELRAQEDRIRQRIAANTNKR, from the coding sequence ATGAGAGTCATCGTGATCGTTAAGGCCAGCAAAGATTCGGAGGCTGGCAAGTTACCGAGCGAGAAATTGCTCACTGAAATGGGAAAGTTTAACGAGGAGCTGGTGAAAGCTGGAATCATGTTGGCCGGCGAGGGTTTGCATCCGAGCTCGAAGGGCGCTCGCGTGCAATTTTCCGGGACGAAGCGCAGGGTGATCGACGGACCTTTTAGCGAAACTAAGGAGCTGATCGCGGGATTCTGGCTGTGGAAGGTGAAGTCGCTTGAGGAAGCCATTGAATGGGTGAAGCGCTGCCCCAATCCGATGGAAGGGGAAAGTGAAATTGAGATCCGCCCGATCTTCGAGGCAGATGATTTCGGTAAGGAGTTCACGCCGGAGCTGAGGGCACAAGAGGATCGCATTCGCCAGCGGATAGCTGCGAACACGAACAAGAGATAG
- a CDS encoding RNA polymerase subunit sigma-24, with the protein MTVTDTHRAIDAVWKIESARLIAGLTRIVRDVGIAEDLAQDALISALESWPKSGIPENPGAWLMAAAKHRAIDFFRRNKLLERKHEELGRELEAQEMAVPDLNAAIDDNVGDDLMRLMFISCHPILSTEARTALTLRLLGGLTTDEIARAFLVPEATVAQRIVRAKRTLSEAHIPFEVPRGAELASRLSSVLEVIYLIFNEGYSATAGDDWMRPALCDDALRLGRILAELAPNEPEVHGLVALMEIQASRSRARVGPSGEPILLLDQDRSRWDQLLIHRGFAALERAEKLGGAGPYVLQASIAACHARAGRSNETDWSRIATLYARLAELTSSPVVELNRAVALSFASGPAAGLELVDKLTSEPSLKSYHLLPSVRGDLLKKLGRLNEARIEFERAATLTRNARERKLLLDRATACGN; encoded by the coding sequence GTGACTGTTACGGACACCCATCGCGCCATCGACGCGGTCTGGAAGATCGAGTCAGCTCGACTGATCGCGGGACTCACGCGAATCGTGCGCGACGTCGGAATTGCCGAAGACCTTGCCCAGGATGCTCTGATCTCAGCGCTCGAGAGCTGGCCCAAATCCGGAATTCCAGAGAATCCCGGGGCCTGGCTCATGGCTGCAGCGAAGCACCGAGCCATCGACTTCTTCCGCAGGAACAAACTGCTGGAACGCAAGCACGAAGAGCTGGGTCGTGAGCTTGAGGCGCAGGAGATGGCTGTACCGGATCTGAATGCCGCAATCGACGACAACGTCGGCGACGATCTGATGCGGCTGATGTTTATCTCCTGCCATCCGATTCTCTCCACAGAAGCGCGAACAGCGCTCACGCTCCGCCTGCTTGGCGGTCTTACGACTGATGAAATTGCGCGCGCGTTCCTGGTGCCGGAAGCGACGGTTGCACAGCGCATCGTTCGCGCCAAGCGAACGCTATCCGAGGCTCACATCCCTTTTGAGGTCCCTCGCGGAGCAGAGCTCGCTTCGCGGCTCTCGTCGGTACTCGAAGTCATTTACCTCATCTTCAACGAGGGCTATTCGGCCACGGCGGGCGACGATTGGATGCGTCCCGCTCTCTGCGATGATGCGCTGCGCCTCGGCCGAATCCTGGCGGAACTCGCTCCAAACGAGCCAGAGGTGCATGGCTTGGTTGCTCTGATGGAAATCCAGGCATCGCGCTCACGTGCACGAGTTGGTCCGTCAGGGGAGCCGATTCTGCTGCTGGATCAGGACCGCAGCCGCTGGGATCAGCTCCTCATCCACCGAGGATTCGCAGCTCTCGAGCGAGCCGAGAAGCTCGGCGGCGCCGGACCGTACGTCCTTCAAGCCTCCATCGCAGCATGCCATGCACGTGCCGGGAGGAGCAACGAGACTGACTGGTCACGCATTGCGACGCTTTACGCTCGACTGGCTGAACTGACATCGTCTCCAGTTGTGGAACTGAACCGCGCGGTTGCGCTCTCGTTCGCCTCCGGTCCGGCCGCGGGGCTGGAACTGGTCGACAAGCTCACCTCAGAACCTTCGCTGAAGAGTTATCACTTGTTGCCCAGCGTCAGGGGGGATTTGCTGAAGAAGCTCGGCCGCCTCAACGAGGCGCGGATAGAGTTTGAGCGCGCTGCCACCCTTACGCGCAATGCCCGTGAGCGCAAGCTGCTTCTTGATCGTGCAACCGCCTGCGGAAATTAG